The DNA region CGCCGACCAGTTAGCGTACTTCGCCAGAACGTATTAGAACAGTTACCCTACTAACCCCCTTCAACTGTCATAGCGTTCGGGACTGACCTCGTGAACACCTTCTAGTGAAGGTCTCCTACCGGGGAAGACCGGTGTTGCTTTTCAATGGTTTAGTACAATTGATAGACGTTTTCGCTCAAAACAGTCATGAGACGGTTCACACGGCTGACTACGTTCGCCTCTCTATAGCCCGTTGCAGGGGTTCAAAATCAGTTCAGCGCCAACCCCTCGGTTCGCTCGAGCGAGTCGCCCTCGAGCACGCGTGACACTGCCTCGTCGATCGCCTGATTCCCCGTTTCGTAAATCACACGTCAGTCGTTGGTTGATGACAACAGGAGTCCGTGCACGCGACAGACAGCATCCCTCGACGCCCACCTCTCTCCCTGTCGTAGGATCGGTGTCGGGTACCCTCCCCCCGCCGCCAGTTCTTCTACTGGAGCATGTCTGTCGCAAGTTCGATCCGTCCTTCCACATTTCCACACTAATTTGTACCGTCTCATGGTATTGTCCGGCGATGGAGCCATTCGAGATCAGTCTACGGATCGCGGCGGGGATACTCCTCATCGGGCTGAACGCGTTTTTCGTCGCGATCGAGTTCGGTCTGACACGCGCCCGGCAGTACTCCAAAGAAGAGTTCGATACGCCGTCACTGCAACTCGCGTGGGAAATGACCGACGACCTCGAGTTCTACCTGACGACATGTCAGATCTGGATTTCCGGAACCAGTATCGCGTTAGGGATCGTCGCCGAACCCGGGTTGGCAGCGCTATTCGAGCCGTTGTTCGAGAATACGGCGCTCGCCTCGGTCGGGGCTGGGTCATTACTCGGATTCTTTCTAATTAACCTCGTCCACCTCACCCACGGTGAACAGACGCCCACGTATCTCGGTGTCGAACGTTCGAGGCAGGTCTGTCAGTACGGGGCACGGCCGCTGTACTGGTTCGCCAAGGTGCTTGCTCCAGCGATCTGGTTCGGTGACTGGATTGCGAAGGGGACGCTCGGCCTGTTTGGCATCGAAATGACCGGGGCGTGGCGTGAAACCGAACAGGAGGTCATCGAGTCTCGTGCCGACCTCCGGAACCGACTCGGGTCAGTCCTCGACGAAGGCGATCTCCCGGACGAGCGCCGCGAGGAAGTGATGAACGCGCTCTATATCGGTGAGCAGTCCGTCAGCGAAGTGATGGTTCCGTCCGACGAGATCGTCGCCGTATCGACCGAAGACGATTCCGAAGTGAACTTCCAGAAGATGGAAGACCGACCGCAGACACGGTATCCGCTGGTCGGCGATGACCTGACCGATTTCCGTGGCATCGTCTACACTCCAGTCCTACTCAGACACCGCGAGGAAGTGGCCGACGGTGACATCGATTTCGCCGAATTGGCAGCGCCGCCGATGACGCTCTCGCCCGACGCGGACGTCAGTGATGCAATCGATCAGTTCCAGACGGAAGGTCAGGAACTCGCCCTCGTAATCGAGGACGGGGACGTCGTTGGGCTGGTCACCGTGACCGATCTGCTAGAGGCAATTATGGGCGACATCGAGGATCCGCTCGATCGCGAGCACGTCGAAGCCTCCGACGAGTGAGAGCGAACCCTGGGGAAGATTGCCTGCTATTCTGATCGAGCTTTTATGGCCCTATATGCCGTGATTGGGCCACATATACGACAACGATTCTGGTTCCGACGGACGGGAGTGACTCGAGTACTGCTGCCGTAGAACGCGGTGTCAGTAACGCGAAACCCCATGCAGCGACCGTCCACTTTCTACACGTGATAGACGCCGGGACAGAGATGGCCGCCTCCGGAAGCATCGCACCTGAACTCACAGAAACGCTTGACCAGGAGGCAAGCGAGATCCTCGAGACGGCCTCGAGGAAGGCTGACGAAGTTGATGTGGCTGCCGAACAGGTTGTGCTCGAAGGCGTCCCTCACGAAGTGATCGCCGAGTACAGTACCGACAATGAAGTCGATCTCATCGTTATGGGGGCAAGTGGTCGGTCCGGGATCAAGGACCACCTGCTGGGAAGTTCGACGGATCGTGTCATCAGATCAGTTGATACGTCTGTTCTCGTAGCACGCCCCTGACAAGAACGGTGCGACTCACGTCGGCAATCGAGTGTCAGGCAAGTTCTCGAAACCGCTGCCCGACACGGGGGCGTACTGGTTCGACCCGAAACGCAAGTCGTCGACTCTGAGAACTCTCAAGATTCCGTGGGCCTGACCCTCCGTGGAGGATTGAACAGGTGGGAACGGAGTGGCCGTGAGCCTGACCTCGGGAACGGACGCCACGTCTCGCCAGTCTGGGATGAGACGGGATTCGACGTACTCGGCCCCGAACGTAACGAAGGAGACCAGTAACTGGTACGGTACGAGGTGAAAGCACTTCCCGGGAGCGGTTCGAAAGCGAAAGTACATCTCTCGAGTGACCAGTTCGCGGCCTATCGCGCTGTCCAATCGAAGTCAGGTTCGGAACCCGACGAGCGGTATCGCGGGGACTGGAAACTCGTCGGGTTCGACCCATTAGCGCCTCGATTGAGATACGTGACGACGATGCACGAGCACGCCGTTCCGTCCTCGGTTATTGCACGACGGGCAATAGCCAGTCAGCAGAGTCATCACCGTGAAAGTCGATATCAACTCGTGGGTACCAAAATGCACCAGCAATGGGAATACAAGACACTCGAACCGCCAAAGGGTTTGACCAAGCGAGAGACGGTCGATCCAACAGACGAACTCAACCGCCTAGGTGAAGAGGGCTGGGAACTCACAGCGACGATCAGCTACGACGGTGGCGGCACGAAACTACTCCTGTTCAAACGCCCAGTCACTCATGAGTGAGCTCTCGACGGCCAACACGCTCCGTGAGCGGACGGACGTCAACAAGTACTGGTTCTGGTTGCTGCTCGAGGCCAACCGGTGGATCGTCGCCAGTGGGCTCGCGTTCCTGATCTTCTTCGTGTTCATGATCTGGGGCGTGATGAAGCCGGTGTCGTTGTACTCGACCATGCAGTCGAGCGACATGGTCGAGACAGTATTCGCCGGGCTCGTCGGCGCGATCATCACGGGAACGACGCTCGTGGTCACGATCAATCAGCTCGTCCTCTCCCAGGAAATCGGCTCGCTCGGGAGCCAGCGCAGTCGGATGGATGTGACGATGGATTTCCGCCAGAACACCGACAGCCTCCTCGGAACGACCACGCCTGCCAATCCCGCGGCGTACCTCAGCGAACTCATCGAGGTAAGCGAACAGCGAGCGACAGCTCTTCGAAAGTCACTCTCCGAAACCGAGAACGAGGACCTCCAGGAGAAGGTAGACACGTACGTCGATGATCTTCTGGAGAACGCCGACCATGCACTCGTTCGCCTCGAAGACAGCGATTTCGGCACCTTCGACGTCATATCGCCCGCTCTCGACTACAACTACGATCGGAAGATGCACGATGTCCGGCGACTCGGGATGGAGAACGAGGACGACCTCACGAACGAGCAACGAGGCGCGTTCAGAGACCTCCTGGAGGCGCTCACAATGTACGGACCAGTCCGCGAGTACATTAAGGACCTATACATCCAGTGGGCACTGGTAAAACTCTCGCGTGCCATCCTGTACGCCGCAGTGATTGCACTCACCGTCGCTGGGGGGATGGTCGTCTTCGTCGACCCGTCAACGTTCAGTGGCACGTTCCTCGGCATCGAGAGCGTTCTCTGGGTTGTGAGCGCCGCGTTTGCCATCTCAGCGCTGCCATTTCTCCTGTTTACGTCCTACATCCTGCGGCTCGCGACGCTCGCCAAACAGACGCTCTCGATGGGACCGCTCATGCTTAGCTAATCTCCGTCGGAAATTTGCTTTCCGACACGGGGGCGTGCGTTTTCGGGATCACTTGAGGGGGCAATCACTCCCAGCTGTTTCAGCTCGACGTGCCGACCACCCATCCCCTCCAGGGGACGGACACCGTCGCCTGCGGGATTCCCCGGAATTTTCGTTGGCATAATGATGAACCCGTCCAGCGACGTAGACAAGTCCGCAGGTACGACGGAGATTCGTGACTTCGGGTGCTCTCGAGTGGAAGCGCGTCGGCCACCTCAGTCTACCAGCGCCCCGCACGATACGTTCACCGGCGTGCCGGTGATGGTGCGAGCGCGATCCGAAGCCACGAGGGCAGCGACGTCACCTACGTCGGATACTGTCGCCGTGCGGGGCAGGAGTGCGTCCGCTCTCGTCTTGGCAACGAGCTTCTCCCGCCCAGAGAAGTCGTCGTCAGGAACTGCGTTTGCGTCGCAGTCGTGATCGGGTGGGTGAAGTCCTCGACCGAGATCTCCATCAACGGTTCCTGGACGTCACCGTACGTGATGAGGTTGAACGAGACGTCGATGCGGCCGGTCTCGTCCACTACTGCGTCGACGAATTCGTCGACAGCCTGCTCGTCAAGAGCGTCGACGATGGCGGTGTCCGCCTCACCTCCGTCCGAGCGAATGTCCTCGGCGACGGCGTCGAGCGTCGCCTCGGTTCGACCGGCGAGGAAGACCCGGGCCCCTTCACGTGCGAAGGTGCGGGCAACGGCGCCTCCGATCGACCCGCCACCGCCATATATCACGGCGACCTTCTCTTCCAGCATCACATCGACCTCCTGGTGGTGTCCCATGAGGTGTCGATCGCGGGCGGGAGTGCCGGTTCCGGAGCGACTGATTCGACCATTACGATGTCTCCTCCACCAGTTCCGCGAGGTTCGACAGCGAGTCGGTCCACCCTTCGTTGGCGTCGCTCGGGGGAATGGCCTCGGGGAATCCTTCGTGGTGAACGGTTATCTCGGTTCCCTCAGGGACTGCCTCGAAGGTGACCGTCACCGTCGTCTCGCCGGCCATCTCGGGGTCGTCGGTTTCGAATTCGTCCGTGTAGACGATGCGTTCACCGGGAACCAGCTCGAGGTAGGTGCCGCCGAAGGTCGAGCCGTACTCGGCGAGTTCCTCGGTCTCGCCCGTGAACGCCATGCGGTACGTCCCGCCCACCTCGGGCTCGAGGTGGTGGACCTCGGCGAAGAAGCCGGTCGGCGGAAGCCACTGGGCGAGTTCGTCGGGGTCGAGGAAGGCCTCGTAGACCCGCTCGGGAGACGCCTCGATGACGCGGCTCACGGTCATGCTTCGCCCCTCGTCTGTCTCGGTGTCGGTCACCAGGGCGTCGAGGTTGTCGAGGATGCTCGCCCAGCCCTCTTCGGCGCCGTCAGGCACCGAACCTGGGAACTCTTGGGTGAGTACGACTTCCGTGCCGTCTTCGGCGTCATGGAACTCGTATGTGAGATGGAGTTGCCCACCGTCGATTTCCTCGACGGTGACGAGACGCTCGTTCTCGATGACCTCCTCGAACGTGCCCTCGTTCTCGATGCCGTTCTCATCACTGGTCCAACTCACGAACATCTCGCCGCCGGGTTCGGACTCAAGCGCGTGGACCTCCGCCTCCATGCCCTCCGGCACGAACCACTGTTCTAGCTCGTCCGGGTCGACGAACGCCCGATACACACGCTCGCGCGGGGCGTCGAACGTCCGCCGGATTGTCAGTTGGGTATCCCTGGTTGCCGCGTCGGTGTTGTGGTCGGTCATTTTTCTGATTCCTCCAGGTGGATGGCCAGCGCGTCCAGCCGGTCCTCCCAGAAGACGCGGTACCGGGTGAGCCACCCAAACGCGGCGCTCAGGGGCGCAGCCTCGAGGTGGCAGCGGCGAACGCGGCCGTCCTTCTCGATGTCGATCAGGCCGGCGTCCTCCAGCACGTGGAGGTGCTTCGAGACGGCAGCGAGGGAGACGTCGTGTGGTTCGGCCAGGTCGCTGACGCTCTCTGGTCCGTCGGCCACCCGTTCGAGGATGTCCCGACGGATGGGGTGAGCCAGCGCCTGGAAGACCGTGTCGAGATCGAAATCGTCCGGCAGTCGTTCAACCATCCAGTTGAACGGATGTCGGGGGAATACTTAACCTTTTAGTTGAATTTCGTTATTGTGCAGTCTACCGGCTGCTCGCGGGAATTGAAACCATCTATACGATGATTCCTGGAGTGCCATCGACGGGAGGTATGGAAGACACGTAGTGGGACTCGAGGGACCTACCCTGTTCGACGAGAACGTCTAGAACGGGATGGACTCTGAAACGGCTGTCTATCTCGTTTACGGTACTTACCGACCTGATCACGGAAACCTCTAAATGGCACTGTCTCGTTTGGCACCTCCGCTGGCGTCTGTCCGTCGAGTGACTGATGTGGTCGTTGTGTGTTGTAGTAGTGTACGAACTGTTGAAGCCATCTTCTAGCGCTCGACTGATGTCCACTCACGAATTATGAAAGCGGCCAACCAGTATCTTCGACGTGTGAAACCACCTCGATCAGGTTTCGCCAGACGTTACTGCCCGTAGATCACCCTGCGGCTCCGGAGTGGGTCCAGAACTGGGAGGGACCATACTATGTCCGGACAGAGGTAATAGACGACGAGTAACAGCCTACGGGTAGATCAAGCTAGGTGCCTCGAGAGCTTAGGTCGAAATATGAAGTGGTTCTCCACTACGGAAATAAGCAATTCTTGAACGACCGGACCTATTGAAGATATCCAGCGAGTTTTAACAGTAGTATTATCGTTCCCTTACATATTCTCGCCAGAACGTTCTGATTGAACGTCGCCGTTCGTCTCGTTCGTCTCGAAAGCAGTCTTTCGATCATGGATCAGGTAGTAGCGTACCTCGAGCCCTCGCCCCTGCGTGAGTGACTCACCCGAACCTAATCGTTTAGCCCCATAGTGCATATGGTTCCAGCGGTGACTACGTACTGTGGTGTTCATCCAGCGGATGAGCACTACGTGCCTCTGACACTTTCTCCGGCTGCGTTCGAGAGCGAGCGAGAGCGATGTGACTGTGACCCAGCCGTGAACCGAATCATCGGCCGTTTGCCGTTCTCTCTACGTAGTACACGCTTTCGAATGCTCGTACACCCATACGGTATTAATTCCCTAATATGACATTATAATACCCTTAGTCATAATGGAGTATCCTCTTGTGGGTGCGAATACCTCGGGTGTGTATGACACAGCCACAACGTAACTCGTCTCACGATGAGCGGGGCCTCGCCAGCCCCGTAGACGAACGGTCGAACTGCGGTCTCGGCGTCGTCATGGACCTCGACGGCGGAACGAGCCACGACGTCGTCGCCGACGGTCTCGAACTCCTCGTCAACCTCGAGCATCGGGGCACCACCGGCGCCGAAG from Natronosalvus rutilus includes:
- a CDS encoding hemolysin family protein; amino-acid sequence: MEPFEISLRIAAGILLIGLNAFFVAIEFGLTRARQYSKEEFDTPSLQLAWEMTDDLEFYLTTCQIWISGTSIALGIVAEPGLAALFEPLFENTALASVGAGSLLGFFLINLVHLTHGEQTPTYLGVERSRQVCQYGARPLYWFAKVLAPAIWFGDWIAKGTLGLFGIEMTGAWRETEQEVIESRADLRNRLGSVLDEGDLPDERREEVMNALYIGEQSVSEVMVPSDEIVAVSTEDDSEVNFQKMEDRPQTRYPLVGDDLTDFRGIVYTPVLLRHREEVADGDIDFAELAAPPMTLSPDADVSDAIDQFQTEGQELALVIEDGDVVGLVTVTDLLEAIMGDIEDPLDREHVEASDE
- a CDS encoding universal stress protein, translating into MVPTDGSDSSTAAVERGVSNAKPHAATVHFLHVIDAGTEMAASGSIAPELTETLDQEASEILETASRKADEVDVAAEQVVLEGVPHEVIAEYSTDNEVDLIVMGASGRSGIKDHLLGSSTDRVIRSVDTSVLVARP
- a CDS encoding DUF4177 domain-containing protein, whose translation is MHEHAVPSSVIARRAIASQQSHHRESRYQLVGTKMHQQWEYKTLEPPKGLTKRETVDPTDELNRLGEEGWELTATISYDGGGTKLLLFKRPVTHE
- a CDS encoding SDR family NAD(P)-dependent oxidoreductase, with the protein product MLEEKVAVIYGGGGSIGGAVARTFAREGARVFLAGRTEATLDAVAEDIRSDGGEADTAIVDALDEQAVDEFVDAVVDETGRIDVSFNLITYGDVQEPLMEISVEDFTHPITTATQTQFLTTTSLGGRSSLPRRERTHSCPARRQYPT
- a CDS encoding SRPBCC family protein, which translates into the protein MTDHNTDAATRDTQLTIRRTFDAPRERVYRAFVDPDELEQWFVPEGMEAEVHALESEPGGEMFVSWTSDENGIENEGTFEEVIENERLVTVEEIDGGQLHLTYEFHDAEDGTEVVLTQEFPGSVPDGAEEGWASILDNLDALVTDTETDEGRSMTVSRVIEASPERVYEAFLDPDELAQWLPPTGFFAEVHHLEPEVGGTYRMAFTGETEELAEYGSTFGGTYLELVPGERIVYTDEFETDDPEMAGETTVTVTFEAVPEGTEITVHHEGFPEAIPPSDANEGWTDSLSNLAELVEETS
- a CDS encoding ArsR/SmtB family transcription factor, yielding MVERLPDDFDLDTVFQALAHPIRRDILERVADGPESVSDLAEPHDVSLAAVSKHLHVLEDAGLIDIEKDGRVRRCHLEAAPLSAAFGWLTRYRVFWEDRLDALAIHLEESEK